Proteins encoded by one window of Glycine soja cultivar W05 chromosome 15, ASM419377v2, whole genome shotgun sequence:
- the LOC114385968 gene encoding uncharacterized protein LOC114385968 yields the protein MTTNLSEFVNSMFKNTRHLSVSSLVEETYFKTTQLFANRSRQTQAMINSGSQYSEVVFDAMNSSQQQSNTHIVNEFDRHNHTFIITKTQSPLETPRPPGRFRVMLQSQKCDCGEYQAKHLLCSHVMAAYKSVNVDPMTHVPMLFTLQHILHIYDNSFGLLPHESMWQEYEGDQWGLDPKRKRTAKGRPVSTRILTKMDEDENERPRRKKCGLCR from the coding sequence ATGACTACCAATTTGTCGGAGTTTGTTAATTCCATGTTCAAAAACACAAGACATTTGTCGGTGTCATCGTTGGTTGAGGAGACGTATTTCAAGACCACACAACTTTTTGCTAATAGAAGTCGACAAACTCAAGCAATGATCAACTCTGGCTCACAGTATTCTGAAGTCGTCTTCGATGCAATGAATAGCAGTCAACAACAATCTAATACACACATTGTAAATGAATTCGACAGACACAATCACACTTTTATTATAACAAAGACTCAATCCCCACTTGAAACACCCAGACCACCCGGAAGGTTTAGAGTAATGTTACAATCCCAAAAGTGTGATTGTGGTGAATATCAGGCTAAACACTTACTGTGTTCTCACGTCATGGCTGCTTACAAATCTGTCAATGTTGATCCCATGACCCATGTGCCGATGTTATTCACCTTACAACACATTTTGCATATTTACGACAACTCCTTTGGTTTATTGCCACACGAATCAATGTGGCAAGAATATGAAGGAGATCAATGGGGTCTTGATCCAAAGAGAAAGAGAACTGCAAAGGGTCGTCCCGTTTCAACTCGCATTCTTActaagatggacgaagacgaAAATGAACGACCACGTAGAAAAAAATGTGGACTTTGCCGGTGA